From a region of the Helianthus annuus cultivar XRQ/B chromosome 5, HanXRQr2.0-SUNRISE, whole genome shotgun sequence genome:
- the LOC110939905 gene encoding heme-binding-like protein At3g10130, chloroplastic isoform X1, with translation MSQSIYPSSSVTLAFKSMATEPPPSSVVSRRRTTTAGSNTSALEARISLVFALASQTSSVSQRRKFLADLATETAKYVFPKRFESRNIEEALMSVPDLETVKFKVLSRNDQYEIRELEPYFVAETTMPGKYGFDLNGSSQSFNVLAEYLFGKNTANEAMEMTTPVLTRRTQSGGEAMDMTTPVITKRMEDQDKWKMSFVLPSKYGSNLPLPKNSAVTINEVPAKTVAVVAFSGFVTDEDVMRREIKLRDALKNDSQFKVRSGALVEVAQYNPPFTLPFTRRNEISLEVIRKQE, from the exons ATGTCTCAATCAATCTACCCTTCTTCTTCTGTAACCCTAGCCTTCAAATCAATGGCCACcgaaccaccaccatcatccgtcGTTTCCAGAAGAAGAACCACCACTGCTGGCAGCAATACATCCGCCCTAGAAGCTCGTATATCTCTTGTATTCGCTCTCGCCTCTCAAACCTCTTCCGTCTCGCAACGACGTAAAT TTTTGGCGGATTTGGCAACTGAGACGGCGAAATACGTGTTTCCGAAGCGGTTTGAGAGTCGTAATATAGAGGAAGCTCTTATGTCAG TTCCGGACCTGGAAACggttaagtttaaagttttgaGTAGAAATGATCAGTATGAGATAAGAGAACTTGAG CCTTACTTTGTAGCCGAGACTACAATGCCAGGAAAATACGGGTTTGATCTGAATGGTTCGTCTCAATCGTTTAATGTACTAGCTGAGTACCTGTTCGGTAAG AATACGGCTAACGAGGCAATGGAGATGACTACTCCTGTACTCACACGAAGGACCCAATCTGGGGGTGAGGCGATGGATATGACTACCCCTGTGATAACAAAGAGG ATGGAAGATCAAGATAAATGGAAAATGTCGTTTGTCTTGCCTTCAAAGTACGGTTCCAACTTACCACTGCCCAAAAACTCTGCTGTAACTATCAACGAGGTGCCTGCCAAAACTGTGGCTGTTGTTGCGTTTTCAG GTTTTGTTACCGACGAAGATGTCATGCGCCGGGAAATAAAACTTCGGGACGCCTTAAAGAACGATAGTCAATTCAAAGTAAGAAGTGGTGCGTTGGTGGAAGTTGCACAG TACAACCCACCGTTTACACTCCCATTTACTCGGCGTAATGAAATTTCTCTGGAAGTTATAAGGAAGCAAGAGTAG
- the LOC110939905 gene encoding heme-binding-like protein At3g10130, chloroplastic isoform X2: protein MSQSIYPSSSVTLAFKSMATEPPPSSVVSRRRTTTAGSNTSALEARISLVFALASQTSSVSQRLLADLATETAKYVFPKRFESRNIEEALMSVPDLETVKFKVLSRNDQYEIRELEPYFVAETTMPGKYGFDLNGSSQSFNVLAEYLFGKNTANEAMEMTTPVLTRRTQSGGEAMDMTTPVITKRMEDQDKWKMSFVLPSKYGSNLPLPKNSAVTINEVPAKTVAVVAFSGFVTDEDVMRREIKLRDALKNDSQFKVRSGALVEVAQYNPPFTLPFTRRNEISLEVIRKQE from the exons ATGTCTCAATCAATCTACCCTTCTTCTTCTGTAACCCTAGCCTTCAAATCAATGGCCACcgaaccaccaccatcatccgtcGTTTCCAGAAGAAGAACCACCACTGCTGGCAGCAATACATCCGCCCTAGAAGCTCGTATATCTCTTGTATTCGCTCTCGCCTCTCAAACCTCTTCCGTCTCGCAACGAC TTTTGGCGGATTTGGCAACTGAGACGGCGAAATACGTGTTTCCGAAGCGGTTTGAGAGTCGTAATATAGAGGAAGCTCTTATGTCAG TTCCGGACCTGGAAACggttaagtttaaagttttgaGTAGAAATGATCAGTATGAGATAAGAGAACTTGAG CCTTACTTTGTAGCCGAGACTACAATGCCAGGAAAATACGGGTTTGATCTGAATGGTTCGTCTCAATCGTTTAATGTACTAGCTGAGTACCTGTTCGGTAAG AATACGGCTAACGAGGCAATGGAGATGACTACTCCTGTACTCACACGAAGGACCCAATCTGGGGGTGAGGCGATGGATATGACTACCCCTGTGATAACAAAGAGG ATGGAAGATCAAGATAAATGGAAAATGTCGTTTGTCTTGCCTTCAAAGTACGGTTCCAACTTACCACTGCCCAAAAACTCTGCTGTAACTATCAACGAGGTGCCTGCCAAAACTGTGGCTGTTGTTGCGTTTTCAG GTTTTGTTACCGACGAAGATGTCATGCGCCGGGAAATAAAACTTCGGGACGCCTTAAAGAACGATAGTCAATTCAAAGTAAGAAGTGGTGCGTTGGTGGAAGTTGCACAG TACAACCCACCGTTTACACTCCCATTTACTCGGCGTAATGAAATTTCTCTGGAAGTTATAAGGAAGCAAGAGTAG
- the LOC110938528 gene encoding uncharacterized protein LOC110938528: MSICCKKTLVSQCLLYIKTQAKNMGNCIIRQKKIMQTGQEVSEHKESMKVQRVIGGRTYYPVPHQEDSTDLNKDPESEAETEDGNGIVRIKLVITKQELEVMLTKGGVSVSDLVSHMKKDRSSEAVVVEDEDNRSCGRWKPVLDSIPELNKF; the protein is encoded by the coding sequence ATGTCTATATGCTGCAAAAAAACGCTTGTTAGCCAGTGCCTTTTGTATATAAAAACACAAGCAAAAAATATGGGGAATTGCATAATTCGACAAAAGAAAATCATGCAAACAGGTCAAGAAGTTAGTGAACATAAAGAATCCATGAAAGTTCAGCGAGTGATAGGCGGTCGGACGTATTATCCTGTGCCACATCAGGAAGATTCGACGGATTTGAATAAGGACCCGGAATCAGAGGCGGAAACAGAAGACGGGAATGGAATTGTGAGGATAAAGTTGGTGATAACGAAACAAGAGTTGGAGGTGATGTTGACAAAAGGAGGAGTGTCTGTAAGTGACTTGGTTTCGCATATGAAAAAAGACAGATCGAGTGAGGCGGTTGTGGTTGAAGATGAAGATAATAGAAGTTGTGGAAGATGGAAGCCGGTTTTAGATAGTATACCGGAACTAAACAAATTTTAA